The DNA region GAAGCCTCCAGCTGGGCTGTTAGTCGTCAGATTTGGAGTACGGGGGGCATTCGAGGCTTCTACTTCGGCGGCCTGGTCACAGCCCTGCGCGACAGCATCGGCTACGGCTTTTACTTCTGGTCCTACGAGCTCACCACCCGCAACTGGCCATCATCACACAGCACCCCTAACGGCCCATACCGGGTCCTCATTTGCGGCGGCTTggccggcatcatcacctGGGCCAGCGTTTTCCCCCTCGATGTAATCAAGACACGTCTCCAGACCCAGCGCTGGGGCCCTGAAGGTTCGTCATTGCTTCATATGAAACGCCTGGGCGCCATGGCTGTTGCTCGGGAGGCGTTTAGTCAGGGCGGTTTCCCCATCTTCTTCCGCGGCATCGCTGTCTGCAGTATCAGAGCCTtcatcgtcaacgccatTCAGTGGGCTGTCTACGAGTGGACGATGAAGGAGATCAGTGGTGGTCACGAGCCACTCATCAATAATACAGCTGTCGTGCTGGAATGAGCCCGCCCTCTTGTGCGGCTCAGTccgcgctgctggtgcccgGGCACCAATGAAATAGCCATGTCGCCTTCGTCGGATCGCCTTGCACGCGATCTCCTAGATGGTAGATGACATTCTGGGCCGAACTGCTTACGTTTCTAATCAACGGGACAGCTGTTCAGGCCAGTATCCACGCCCGTGGACATATTGCTACATCCAGTATACCGGAACTGATGCCACCTCAACGTTGCCCTACACTGCGACTCTCAAGACAGCGCTGCCTAGTTTACTGGGCCACGCCCTGCCATGCTACGCATCTGGCTGTctctggccatggcctctgCTTTGCTATTGACACGCATTGCAAGTCTTCAGACAATGCTTGCTCACCATGG from Purpureocillium takamizusanense chromosome 3, complete sequence includes:
- a CDS encoding uncharacterized protein (EggNog:ENOG503NYEJ~COG:C~TransMembrane:5 (o6-25i67-89o109-127i160-181o201-224i)), giving the protein MSADFWAGYLSGAIGIIIGNPLDIVKVRLQAASNRAPPLPASLSPSPSSPLLSTASPNLYSRLRPTAALSTGTAAPILGYGALNAVLFVSYNRSKPAINRLLSTRDSLWATWLAGAVGGLSTWVVSAPTELVKCRAQVSTPEASSWAVSRQIWSTGGIRGFYFGGLVTALRDSIGYGFYFWSYELTTRNWPSSHSTPNGPYRVLICGGLAGIITWASVFPLDVIKTRLQTQRWGPEGSSLLHMKRLGAMAVAREAFSQGGFPIFFRGIAVCSIRAFIVNAIQWAVYEWTMKEISGGHEPLINNTAVVLE